TTTTTAAGCATGTTAAGGCATGAAGCTGCAGAGTGATCTCCCTATGGAATTAGTTCCttattccatttttgtttttgtagatcATCATGACAGTCTATTGTGTAGCTTCAACTTTAGAGAATATTAGGTGGAGTACTCAACTCCAGCTAAACCTCCCaaaattatgtagaagtcaatgtgagatgtcccttttacaactggaagattgatccgtggttttagaggtttttgacattggcttttgtgtgaaaaaaactaGGGTGTAAGGGTAGATTAGATTTAAAGGGCTGCATTTTTTTAACCCttgctttatatttataaagaaacatttttattaccaACCATTTGGGTTAAGAATCTCTCCATCAGAACATGGCAGGCAATCAAACCAGCAGGTCTTCTGCCCTTGAAGTGCAGCTCTTCTGTAGCCTTTCGGACAGGGATCACTGCAAACTGagacagggacctataaagaaatTGGTAAAATTGTCTTTGTATATATCAGAATAAACATGCTATGACTGACTTGATGTGGCACTGGTGATTAAAATATAACAGGTGATTCAGTTAAATATCTGTCATAATTGATGTGTCTTGCTTTAGGTGCCATTGGCTAGTGCTATGAGAACATTTGCTTTTGGCATCTCTACAAACCCAATATTAGTGGTAAAAGGGTAATTCATGTATatttccagatttccaaattagaaaatctaaACAGGACTGTGAAGTGAATGACaatgcaatcagccaatcacaatTCTCTGTGTCCTAGCCCTGCCCCCTAATATCAATGCCCAATAAATGTCAACCGCCATGACCCCACCATCTGGATGATataaaaggtgccaaccctaattCCCCTCAGCGGCAATAAGTATTCAGAGACATTAAACAAAGTTTAGGACCGGATGCactgtttgctttttaaatgccatcaaaaaagcatttaaaagacCTCAAGTCTCGCTTATACAGATATTGGGTCTGAGTACATGATCATGAAGCTTTAGAAGAAGTAAGGAAGAAGACTAGAATGAATaagccattttatttatttgtttatatatgatTAACTGAAGTCCTTTTTATATGTGataatagtagcttgtacttcatggtaactaagctgcataaatccctATAAGtcgcaaaacaatcctgttgggtttatttagggggtcatttatcaaagtcaagttgtttttacccaaaaaactTGAGTTGTCaatggtatttttcagtcaaaacttaaatttttgggtgaaaaaaaaaatcaattttttttaaaactccaatttGCCCTGTCAAGgacatatagaagtcaatggcagaggtcccttgaaccaattGAAGATGTTTGTAACCTTAATTATGTTCAGGTTTTTCTCAGTGTGTTTAGCTCGAAAACTCAATTTActagagtgattcaagttttttccgcaGAAAACTTAAATAAATTAGAGTATTCTGGTTTTATACCCCAGCTCATCATAAAggcctttaattgctgccctacagctcctcaatacattttcctctattaatccatcacTGTAATTATCTCACTATGTTATGCTTTTATCATTTAAAAGATGTTTGAGAATTATGCATTAGGATTAGTTCTATTCTATAAGTATTGCAATTCAAATAGAATACAGATTTGCGGTAATGTAGAATTAAAACTTCGTTATGTCTATTAGAGCatgtgaaaatactttgatgaaatGTTCCTCAAATAACTTTCATTAAATAACACGCAAAACTGTGTGTAAAGGAATAATGACCTTTTGtgaccctaaggggccgattcaccaagggtcgaatatcgaaggttaattaaccttcgatattcgactgggaattaaaatccttcgacttcgaatatcgaaggattttagcgcaatagttcgatcgaacgatcgaaggataaaatccttcgaattgaacgattcaaaggattttaatccaacgatcgaaggaatatccttcgatcaaaaaaacttaggaaagtctATGgagacattccccataggctaacattgagttcggtagcttttaggtggcgaactagggggtcgaagttttttcttaaagagacagtacttcgactatcgaatggtcgaatagtcgaacgatttttagtttggatcCTTCGTTTCAAGTCATAGTCGtaatcgaaggttgaagtagcctattctatggtcgaagtagcccaaaaaacacttcgaaattcaaagtttttttacttcgaatccttcactcgaagttagtgaatcggcccctcagtgttcaaatgatatttaatagacttaaggtatggtgacccaaataagagaaaaatcctttatccagaaaaccccaggtccttaacattctggataatagatcttctGGTCAACATGGTGGGTGGTTACATTAACCTAAAACATGTACGGGGATGTTTAGGGGTAAGAAAGGGAGTTTTTATATACTCATGCAGAAGCCATGAAATGTACAACAAAATATACTCACATGAGAGTATCCTCCATACCATAAGATTTTGTTTAGCCATATCTTGAGTTCCTGGCCTTTGGGAGAGCTGGCATCATAAATACCAATATGGACATACTGATTACTTCCATTAGGAAACAACTGCCAGTTCAAGATGTCTACATATATAGGAACATCCCCATTctcatcaaaatatatttgatccCCTGCTGTGTTATTGAAGACAACTTTCTTGATGTAATGAAGCAGCTAGGAGGAAAAGATAAACCCATTAACAAATTGTCTTTGGAAAAGCTCACATAGCAGTTGAACATTTAATTATCTTTTGCCTATATGTTTtgcagttatatactgtataacaaaaacGTTCTGCAGAATTTACAGGTGTTAGTCACAGTTAAAATTCAAGCTAGTCTGAGAGATTTCTCACTGGTTACACATAGGAATGAGGTTATCAAATGGCTGCAAGGATAGCTATAAAACATAAACTGATGAAACATCACTTTGGGGAAATTACAGTTTTCTAAATGCCAGTCCACCCATAAGACAACCTTGTCATACGTGACATGATCATGATTAAGAGGTGCATGAAAAAGTCATCCcacagtgtatgtatgtataaccttGTCATACCTGACATGCTGCTGTTACTTATGACTTTCAAAGAATGATGGGGATTTTAAGGACTACAAGTGCGATTTAACTGCTTCTATCCCTTATTCCTTACTTTGCTAAGAGTACCTTAGAGTGAAATCTCCTTTATTACAGGTTCCTACTGAGGCTTCCTGTTTCAGGATCTTCAGCTGCATCAACTCTATTCATGTTGTGGAGTCCATTGAGACAGAATCATAGAAATATGGGCCATGGGATGAGAACGTATGTCACTATCTACCAGGATTTGTGCTATTCATCCCTAATGTATACCTTAATATATATAAGCTAAAAATCAACCTAAACCAAGGCATACAGTAGGAAAACAGAACACCAACCTCTCTTAATTGTGCAGGACATATAGGCTTGGGTGTACTGAGTGCCACTTGTGGGTCTGTAAGTACCTGCCTATATACAGGTGCTCGAGATTCACCTTTCTCTTATTCTTTCCTCTGTTCCCAGTTTAAGGGTTAATTTTTGACTTTATACTCTTACTAAACTAACTACTTgtacatgcatttaaatttgtTTACACTTTGCACAAGAGTGTTTATAGTATAAATGAATTAATgcacaatattatattattttgttacTTCAATTCCATAGTCTTTTGGGtcagatttgttcatcactaatgCTGAGTTTTTGAActcgggctttttgcagcaacagcgtataataaatctaaaaaaaatgatttttcgagaattttttccaacaaaaatttacgtttttgccccaaaaagaaggccagaaaaaaaatcaaggtttagtaaataaccccacagTACCTGCCGAGGCTGATGATTATGAACTTGAGCACAGGAGCCATTCTTGAAAGGCCCTTTCCCTGGAACACAATTATTCATCTGGTGCAAAGCATGAGCTACTGCAAAGACAGCGTTATGAACgttgtatgtatatttaaagtTGTAGACAtcatatatatttacatcaaTACTGTCCAGTCTTTCCTCCCCTGTACACCAAACACTGCCATCATCAAGCAATCCTTGAGATGTATAATTGTAGACATCATTTTCTGGCCAAACACAGTGAAAGGCATTCTCCCAAAATGTCTTCATGAAAGGATCATCTAAAAATATGGAAGGATGGATGCTATAAAGAAATTCCCTAAATCCTGGAATTTTCCCAGTTTGAACTGCTAATCCAAGACTCCCATTTAAGGTTGTTAAAATGTCTCTCCTAGGGAAGTCAGAAGTAGACCAGCCGGTTGTTCCCATCCACACTTTTTCAGAGATATTGTGAAAAGAAATCTGTTCCATTAAAGAGACAAGGTTTTCTATCGTGCAACATAAAATGATCACTGTTGCTCTGGATTTCTCGATGACACCAATGATACGGTAGATGGACTTAATTGAGGGGAATATTGGAAGAGCCTCTTGAAATGCAATGCATCCACCATTTTTCTCTATTTCTCTAGTTAGCAGCTGAGCACCTGATGTCCCCAAGTCATTGTCGGAGCATATTAAACCCACCCAGGTCCAGTTGAAGTACTTAACCAGCTGGGCAATGACAAAACTTTCATAGTCAATACTATAAGTGGTCCTGAGGAAGGATGGGAACTCTATTTTATCACTCAATAAAGGAAGCCCAGCAGCATAGCTAATCTGttgaaaaattacagaaatagatACTTCGTAGAGTGGTTGTTATTTATcccaaataaaatgtatacatacttgggggcagatttatcagatggTGAAATTAGAGCTCAGCACAGTAAAATCCCGCCATTCtctattcaatcctatgggatttttggaggTGTGTTTATCAAATGGCAAATTGCAACTattatccattgataaatacaccttagacatcccataggaatgaatacagAGTGGAGGAATATTACTGTACCGGGCTCTAATGTcacactctgataaatataccctttaatTTGGTCTGAAAGAAATCGTTGTCTATTGTAATCAAACCTTCATCCAGAAATATGAAAATGAGCACAGTAACTCTAAAGCAACAAAAATCCAAGTCCCTTCAATAGAATCTGCCATAATTATGAAGAGTATTGCACAGCTTCACTACCAGTATGGTAAACAGT
The sequence above is a segment of the Xenopus laevis strain J_2021 chromosome 8L, Xenopus_laevis_v10.1, whole genome shotgun sequence genome. Coding sequences within it:
- the LOC121396904 gene encoding extracellular calcium-sensing receptor-like — protein: MVFAILKINASDKLLPNITLGFKLYDSCYSEGRSLRGATRILSGEKNGVPNFNCNKDHMPLAIIGDMLSKASVPLARILGLYRYPQISYAAGLPLLSDKIEFPSFLRTTYSIDYESFVIAQLVKYFNWTWVGLICSDNDLGTSGAQLLTREIEKNGGCIAFQEALPIFPSIKSIYRIIGVIEKSRATVIILCCTIENLVSLMEQISFHNISEKVWMGTTGWSTSDFPRRDILTTLNGSLGLAVQTGKIPGFREFLYSIHPSIFLDDPFMKTFWENAFHCVWPENDVYNYTSQGLLDDGSVWCTGEERLDSIDVNIYDVYNFKYTYNVHNAVFAVAHALHQMNNCVPGKGPFKNGSCAQVHNHQPRQLLHYIKKVVFNNTAGDQIYFDENGDVPIYVDILNWQLFPNGSNQYVHIGIYDASSPKGQELKIWLNKILWYGGYSHVPVSVCSDPCPKGYRRAALQGQKTCWFDCLPCSDGEILNPNDDTECLKCPEDKWPDSRKEKCLPKLMQFLSYEESLGYALACISILFCLLTFSVFCLFLVKQKTPIVKANNRELSYLLLISLMFGFLCPLTFIGRPNQITCMIRQVMFAVIFSLCVSALLAKTINVIMIFSATNPDSKLKKLVGLRIPIYIVPGCTIIQIILCIVWLTTAAPFAEFNMAAEIGIIVIECNEGSRVLFACVLGYMGLLATISLSVAFLARKLPDTFNETKFITFSMLVFASVWVTFIPAYLSTKGKQTVAVEIFAILSSSAGFLVCIFSPKCYMILLHPEMNSKQYITGRNVRN